One window of the Zea mays cultivar B73 chromosome 3, Zm-B73-REFERENCE-NAM-5.0, whole genome shotgun sequence genome contains the following:
- the LOC103649729 gene encoding E3 ubiquitin-protein ligase MBR1 isoform X1, which produces MARNNEGHLELPEMDQIQPKNIPHNESLPLGQKLLLHHGSDAPLRIGHSSHGNMGLRINDLPSSSRTVQTLGYRVGNPGTSHAPFVHFHAGSSGSHLPDPAVNYPHRSEEGFAPVGSHMDNRRAAMKRKGPSVHPAGISATGYYVGSSSSTQPSNSVQPNAAPLAEPFLRQIPLSIDQSGWDIQHLIHQEGFQRNVRARHSSIPLVPRSASTYPLNINSVHVPSFGSTASASSSAPVEMNQVPVSLPTRTLPSGAPGMTSRVPTGRAYYPVVGSSSSSSSVGAVPTIHGSSGAAMFANGGYVPSSVHAGTVPIFPNPAPATSSGSRAMPHQMVIQSHPAATSAATSTSMRTAQPSLPARTAAASRHARHVSAGLANNGRYRRARSSYYRLHPLMVEAERFMMDHLVFYESRAAAADPHRDMRLDIDNMSYEDLLALGEAMGNVNTGLADEKVSECVKEVVCCSSDHTQMDQDDGSCAICLEDYRDKEALGILKCRHDFHAGCIKKWLQTKNSCPVCKAAAA; this is translated from the exons ATGGCTCGAAATAATGAGGGCCATCTCGAGCTGCCAGAGATGGATCAAATTCAACCCAAGAACATCCCACACAATGAATCACTGCCTCTAG GCCAGAAGCTTCTCCTGCATCATGGAAGTGATGCGCCCCTTAGAATTGGTCATTCAAGTCATGGAAATATGGGACTTAGAATAAATGATCTTCCATCTTCAAGTCGCACTGTGCAGACTCTAGGTTATAGAGTTGGGAACCCAGGAACCTCGCATGCTCCCTTTGTTCATTTTCATGCTGGAAGTTCTGGTAGCCATTTACCAGACCCTGCTGTGAATTATCCACATAGGTCTGAGGAAGGCTTCGCTCCAGTGGGTTCCCATATGGACAACAGAAGGGCTGCAATGAAGCGAAAAGGTCCCAGTGTACACCCTGCAGGGATCAGTGCTACTGGTTATTATGTTGGAAGTTCTTCCAGTACTCAGCCATCTAACTCTGTGCAGCCAAATGCAGCTCCACTTGCTGAGCCCTTTCTCCGTCAAATACCTTTAAGCATTGACCAAAGTGGTTGGGATATCcaacacttgattcaccaagaagGGTTTCAGAGGAATGTGAGAGCACGCCACAGTAGTATTCCATTAGTACCCAGATCAGCTTCAACATACCCATTAAACATAAACAGTGTTCATGTGCCGTCATTCGGTTCAACCGCAAGTGCTTCCTCAAGTGCACCAGTGGAAATGAACCAAGTGCCTGTTTCTTTGCCAACAAGAACTCTACCATCAG GTGCACCAGGTATGACTAGCAGGGTCCCAACAGGGAGGGCTTACTATCCTGTGGTtggaagcagcagcagcagctcaaGTGTTGGTGCTGTCCCAACTATCCACGGATCATCTGGCGCTGCAATGTTTGCTAACGGTGGCTATGTTCCTAGTAGTGTTCATGCTGGAACTGTTCCGATCTTCCCTAACCCAGCGCCTGCTACTTCATCTGGCTCCAGAGCCATGCCCCACCAGATGGTCATTCAGAGTCATCCAGCTGCTACTTCCGCAGCAACATCTACATCCATGCGGACCGCCCAACCATCATTACCTGCCAGAACCGCAGCGGCTTCCAGACATGCAAGGCATGTGTCAGCAGGGCTTGCCAACAACGGAAGGTACAGaagggccaggagctcttactacAGGCTTCATCCATTGATGGTAGAGGCAGAG CGGTTCATGATGGACCACTTGGTCTTCTACGAATCGAGAGCAGCAGCTGCTGACCCCCACAGGGACATGAGACTGGACATTGACAACATGAGCTACGAG GACCTGTTGGCTCTGGGAGAAGCTatgggcaatgtcaacacaggcCTGGCCGATGAAAAAGTTTCCGAGTGCGTGAAAGAAGTGGTCTGCTGCAGTTCTGACCACACGCAGATGGACCAAGACGACGGAAGCTGCGCCATTTGCCTG GAGGACTACAGAGACAAGGAGGCGCTGGGAATACTCAAGTGCAGGCACGACTTCCACGCCGGCTGCATCAAGAAGTGGCTGCAGACGAAGAACTCGTGCCCGGTGTGCAAAGCGGCCGCGGCCTAG
- the LOC100284765 gene encoding fasciclin-like arabinogalactan protein 7 precursor, translating into MHRSRPPSVAVAAMQRLVRVLVVLGVAAAASAQGPTAAPTTPTPATPAAPAPATASSNITGVLAKAGQFNTFIRLLKSTGVASQIDNQVANGGNGVTVFAPTDNAFQSLPSGTLNSLSDQDKNALVQYHVVSTAIPMSQFDTVSNPLRTQAGSASPGEFPLNVTSSEGQQVNVTTGVVTATVDNSLYSGDSLVVYQVNKVLLPMKLFGAAEAPAPAPLAPAKKKGKTPAAVADSPDAAEASPDATTTSLAPARLTRGGLATALALAGVWWGL; encoded by the coding sequence atgcaCAGGTCGCGCCCACCATCAGTAGCGGTCGCCGCCATGCAGAGACTCGTGCGCGTCCTCGTGGTGCTGGGCGTGGCCGCCGCGGCGTCGGCGCAGGGCCCGACGGCGGCGCCAACGACGCCCACGCCGGCAACCCCCgcggcgcccgcgcccgcgacgGCGTCCAGCAACATCACGGGCGTGCTGGCCAAGGCCGGGCAGTTCAACACCTTCATCCGGCTGCTCAAGTCCACGGGCGTGGCGTCGCAGATCGACAACCAGGTCGCCAACGGCGGGAACGGGGTCACGGTGTTCGCGCCCACGGACAACGCGTTCCAGTCGCTGCCCTCGGGCACGCTCAACTCGCTGTCGGACCAGGACAAGAACGCGCTGGTGCAGTACCACGTGGTGTCCACCGCCATCCCCATGTCGCAGTTCGACACCGTCAGCAACCCGCTCCGCACGCAGGCCGGCAGCGCCTCGCCGGGGGAGTTCCCACTCAACGTCACCTCCTCCGAGGGCCAGCAGGTCAACGTCACCACGGGCGTCGTCACCGCCACCGTCGACAACTCCCTCTACTCGGGCGACAGCCTCGTCGTCTACCAGGTCAACAAGGTGCTGCTCCCCATGAAGCTCTTCGGCGCCGCGgaggcgcccgcgcccgcgccgctcgcgccggccaagaagaagggcaagacgcCGGCGGCCGTCGCCGACTCGCCCGACGCGGCGGAGGCGTCCCCGGACGCCACGACCACGTCGCTCGCGCCCGCGAGGCTGACGCGGGGTGGCCTCGCCACGGCTCTTGCGCTCGCCGGCGTTTGGTGGGGGCTGTAG